The DNA region GGGGGCGGCTCCGTCGGCGGCGCTGTCGGTGCCGCTGGAGGTGGCGGACGACCCGTGCCGGGTGCTGCTGTCCTCGACGGGGCTGCTGGCGCGGACGGCGGACGGTGAGCCGTTCGAACTGTCGGAGAAGCGGGCGAAGCACGATGTGATCGTGTCGGCGGTGCCGGCGACGGCGCGGGCGGACGTGGGTGTGGTGACGTCGGCGGGCCGGGTGCTGCGGCTGCCGGTGATCGACCTGCCGGCGCTGCCGCCGACGCCCTCGCCGACGCTGGCGGGCGGTGCCGCGGTGGGTGAGTTCCTGCGGCTGGAGGCCGGGGAGCGGGTGCTGGCGCTGACCACGCTGGACGAGTCCTCTCCGGGGCTGGCGCTGGGCACGGTGCAGGGTGTGGTGAAGCGGGTGGTGCCGGAGTGGCCGGCGAACAAGGACGAGTTCGAGGTGATCGCGCTCAAGGACGGCGACGAGCTGGTGGGTGCGGTCGAACTGCGCACCGGCGAGGAGGACTTGGTCTTCATCACCTCGGACGCCCAGCTGCTGCGCTACCCGGCGGGCCAGGTCCGTCCGCAGGGCCGTCCGGCGGGTGGCATGGCGGGCATCAAGCTGTCGGACGGCGCCCGGGTGCTGTCGTTCACGGCGGTGGATCCGGCCGGGGACGCGGTGGTGGTCTCGGTGGCGGCCGCGTCGGGCACGCTGTCCGGTGACGAGCAGACGTCCTGGAAGGTCACCCCGTTCGAGCAGTACCCGCGCAAGGGCCGGGCGACCGGCGGCGTGCGCTGCCACCGCTTCCTGCGCGGCGAGGACGGCCTGGCGTTCGCCTGGGCGGGTGCCGCTCCGGCCCGGGCCGCCACCGCCAAGGGCGCGCCGGTCGACCTGCCGGAGCGCGACCCGCGTCGGGACGGCTCGGGCACGCCGGTGACGACTCCGATCTCGGTGGTCGCCGGTCCGGCGTAGCGGCGGGTCCGGTGGGCGGGGTGCCGGGGGCTGGGTGCCGGTGGGCTGGGTGCCGGTGGGCGCGCCGCCTTCCGGCACGCCCTGCGGCGCGTCCTCCGACCCGCCCCCGGCACGTCCGGAGGATCTCGTTCCGGCACGTCCGGGCCACTCGGCGGCCCCCGGGACGGGCCGAACCACTGAGGGTAGCCTTGCCCAGATGAGCACCTGTACGACCCTTTCGCGTGAACTTTCGGAGCCGTTGACCGCGACCGCGGCGGTGGCGACCACCTGGCTGCTGGTGGAGCAGAACGGCCCGTGGGGCGCGAAGGCACTGGGCGAGAGCCACCTCGACCGGGTCACGGGGCACGCGCTGGAGGGCGCCGCGGCCGGTACGGGCGTGCGGGTGGCGCTGATCCGGCGGCCGGGCCGGCACGCGGACTGCCCGCCGACGGCGCGGCACGAGGTGGTCGTGGCGCACACGGTGCCGGGCCGCGGCTGGGTGCGCCGGGCGCAGGTGGCGGATCCGGCGGAGCTGCTGGAGCTGGACTTCGCGGCGCTGGGCGTCGGCGACCACACGGGTTTCGGGGTGGAGCACGTCGGCGGTCCGCTGGCGCTGGTGTGCACCAACGGCCGTCGGGACCGCTGCTGCGCGCTGCTGGGCCGTCCGCTCGCGGCGGAGCTGGCGGCGGCCGGGCACAGCGAGGTGTGGGAGGTGACCCACCTGGGCGGGCACCGCTTCGCGCCCACGATGCTGGTGCTGCCGCACGGCTACGCGTAC from Kitasatospora cathayae includes:
- a CDS encoding sucrase ferredoxin; translated protein: MSTCTTLSRELSEPLTATAAVATTWLLVEQNGPWGAKALGESHLDRVTGHALEGAAAGTGVRVALIRRPGRHADCPPTARHEVVVAHTVPGRGWVRRAQVADPAELLELDFAALGVGDHTGFGVEHVGGPLALVCTNGRRDRCCALLGRPLAAELAAAGHSEVWEVTHLGGHRFAPTMLVLPHGYAYGRLTPETAKEVLAATAAGHMVPEWSRGCSGWERPGQAAEHAVRLATGETRVDALTLAQRPDGEGRWLVRVVHRDGRAWEVDVIETVSQPPRPESCGKAAGTPSRMDVLSVRGV